The sequence TCACGAAATAGCCAGGAAATCCAGTAAATATGCGGCCTGGCGACATTTTTTTCCTGTTAAATGCAGGCTCCTATCTCTATCTTTTTTACTGCTTTAGGCTGGTCAATTGAGAGGCCTTCAAGCAGCCAACGGAATTCCTGGGGGGTGAGTGCCCGAACCGCATCAGCATTCATGGGCCATTGAAATTTTCCGTTTTCCAGGCGCTTGTATAGGAGAACAAAACCGTCGCCTTCCCAATAGAGCGCTTTCATCCGATCCCGCCGCCGGCCACAAAAGAGAAACAGACTGTTCTGGAATGGGTTCAACTGAAAGTTCTGTTGAACAATAGCTGCCAGTCCGTCAATAGCTTTCCGCATGTCTGTATACCCGCAGGCTATATAGATCTTTTCAGCCTTGGAGATGTCACCTAACATTCTGTATCGCCCTCAGTGTATTCTCAATCAACGCAGCAGATGCGTTATTGCTTAGTTCAAGAGTTATTGAGCCGATGCGGATAACTATATCAGATGACATGCTCTTTATTTCGGAATTACTGTGTGTAGTTTGCGTTGAAATGTCGATTGGTACTATTAGGCTATTTTCTGAATTTATGGGCGTAAGGGCTTCACATGCAGCTAATCGGACTTTTTTCAACCAGTAGTAGTAACTCTTTGGATTGATATCGTGTTCTGTACACCATGCAGTAACTGTCTGGCCACTGCTCCGGCATTCACGTATGATGTCGGTCCACTTATTTAATCTGTACTTTTGGGTAACTGCTCTGGTATTCAACTCTAAATCCTCCTTTGGAGTTTTTCAAGTTAGTCGAAAAACTCTAAAAAATCTAGATTTAGAGTATTGTCTCATAGTCCAGGGGGAATTTCTATACACTGTCTTATTGGACGCTTACGTAAAAACCTTGTGAAGAGTTGCTTACGCTCGAAAAATAATGGTTAAAAACACCCCTTAGCAAAATAGACTGCTAAGGGGTATTTATATGACTTTAAAAAGGATTAATTTTCAATAAAGACGAAACTCACAATTCATCTAATAATTCTTTTATGCTTATTGTTTTATCAAATATTGCAGCGCCTGTTAAAAGAACTACTTTACTACTACTTTCTCCTCTATAAATCCTTCAAAACTATCTATATCTTCAAATCCTACTTCAGTACCTAAAGCCTCAAAATGTTTCTTCCCGCATTCAATTTTAGCTCTTTCTGTTGGTCTTAGGGCATCAAACATAGTATCAGCTTTGGTTTCCAGTACAAAGTACAGTTTATCTTTGCCATCTACATCAATTAGTACAGCCCAGTCAGGATTATAGCTGCCTAATGGAGTGGGTATAGTAAACCAGCCGGGAAGTTTTGCATACAACTTAACCTTGCTATTGTTTTCGAAACTTCTGGCAAATCTCTCTTCTGTAGCACTATCATATACAACATATTCATATACTGACTTCTTACTTGCCATCATGTTTTTGGATAAATAGCCTATAAGCTCCTCACTTTCAAAGAGTTCTTGTGCATAATATTCGTCGTCACCTATCTTTGTGTATTTAATGCCGTCAACTATCATATTC comes from Acetivibrio thermocellus ATCC 27405 and encodes:
- the tnpA gene encoding IS66 family insertion sequence element accessory protein TnpA, whose translation is MNTRAVTQKYRLNKWTDIIRECRSSGQTVTAWCTEHDINPKSYYYWLKKVRLAACEALTPINSENSLIVPIDISTQTTHSNSEIKSMSSDIVIRIGSITLELSNNASAALIENTLRAIQNVR
- the tnpB gene encoding IS66 family insertion sequence element accessory protein TnpB (TnpB, as the term is used for proteins encoded by IS66 family insertion elements, is considered an accessory protein, since TnpC, encoded by a neighboring gene, is a DDE family transposase.); the protein is MLGDISKAEKIYIACGYTDMRKAIDGLAAIVQQNFQLNPFQNSLFLFCGRRRDRMKALYWEGDGFVLLYKRLENGKFQWPMNADAVRALTPQEFRWLLEGLSIDQPKAVKKIEIGACI